A segment of the Lycium barbarum isolate Lr01 chromosome 7, ASM1917538v2, whole genome shotgun sequence genome:
gggattgttagaaaaatattcttttctttttaatatctcaaaaataagtTACCACATTCTTTATTCTTTACTAGCCATTAATCACCTCACTTTTATTAAACTTAATGGCAGAATTCATGTCGAATGAATTTGACGTTTTCAAACGCTATTATTATCTTCAATTTGATCAATTTGTCTTAAAAGTTTTCAAAATGAGTATTTACTCTATGTTATCCGTTGAAGGCATTGAAATCCTTAATAATGAGCCTATTCATTCTACCCAATAAAAGACCATATTGAATAGTCATTATATACTCTAAACGGTGGAATGACCGTTGTTAGCTCTTTACTCGTATTTATTCTTATTCAATAACAATCTTTAAAGTGTCATTACTGGACATTCAAACTGATGATAGCGTTGGTTTATTATCAAATGGTCAGCCTATTGGTTGATGATCTTCCTCCTATATAATTCAAGTCCTAACATTTGGTGATTAGATAGAAATGACGAAAACATAAATTATTCTCCTTTCTTTTGCTGGGTTTTTCACCAAaataaatctttgttagattctgactcttagttttgtactagaagagcttgttgaatcctgaggGATACACCTATAccaggtgaaatatccttaaggacagtgccattggcatgcctcaagctacgaaAAATTCTCTACAATTGTTCGTGATGAAGGGAAGtccctacaagtgttcgtgaaAAAGAAAAATCCCTACGCGTGTTCGCGATGAAGTATTTTTCGTAAGAATTCCAACAGAATGTGTgacacaataacaataataataactatGGCTCAGTACCAAACAAGACGGGTTGGCTATATAGATTCCACTTCTTTCAAAATCAGTTGTACTCATGAATacataaaacaaggaaaatattATTAGCCCTCCTCTTTTTGTAATTGTCACAgttaaaaagttttgttttattCCCTTTTTCCTTCTTGTTCGAGACAAATGGCGTTACTTAAAATGGAAAATTATATATAACGAACAGAGAAGAGATCATGACATTTTTGCGTTGGGGCTCGGAAGGGTTAAGTTTTTATACACTAATAATATAACAAAAATTGCGTTGCCAAGTCAACTAAAGATAGTACTGAGAAAGGTAATATGCTACAAAATCTCTAAAATGAACGGAGAAATTAAATACAAATGTTGATTTCAAAGGTGGAGCAAAAAGAGCTCACCATGACATGGAAATATCAAAAGATGAGTACTATACCAAATAGGTGAATGGTGATCAAGAGTCAAGACTAATGTACTAGACGGGCCGATATCAAACCTTATCATATCTATGAATGCGAGATATCATCACTATACCAACATTTATATTATGGTGGGTAATAAATTTGGTTTTACTATAAgttttaaagttttaaatacacTCAACATGCATAAGCATCATTGTCTCCAACTCTCCATGGGTGTGGGATTCATCTGATGCACGCCCTAACACTGTTCGATTGAAACTGGCACATTTTCTAGTCTTCTGGGGAATCGTAAAGATTATAGAATAAGCCCATATATTCAGGACTGATGAACCATACTTTGAAAATCTAATTTTCATTCACGTGCAGCAGCATTTACCCCTAACAAGACAAGGAGAACAACAATAAAGTTCCTGCACACTACACCTTTGCCACTTGCGACTAGAAGTGCTCCTATTTTAGAAATTTATCCATTTCAAATTATATATTTGTCTTACTATTTTATATTCCTTTAATAAACTTTGCCTTTTTCTAGGTATGCCATAACATACATTACCAAGACTTTCCGTCACAAGAGTCAAATTTAAACTATTCTTGTTGGCTTACAACTTCTTATACTACTATGATAGAAGTTTCAGGCTTTTAGCTTCTCATCTTGAAGAATTTGCTCTCTGGCGATAAGCAATATTAATCGTGTTATTACGGGTGATTGATCAGTAACAAAATTAAAAATTTATATAAAGAAGTTTTAGAAAAAATACTTACGTGTCACACTTAGATTTAATCTATAATCTAAAGCCATTTTTAAATCTCCTTCAGAgaattcaaaagttaatatataaccccaaaaaaaaaaaaaaaacttttgcttTTGCTTTATTTTGTAGAGTATAATTTTTTGAGAAGTGAGATTCAATTGAATCCCTTGCCTCCTTTAGCTCGCCCCGCATATGTCAACCAACCAATACATACTTCCCTACTATAAGGACAACATATTCTTAGGATTTAACCTCACCTGTCTGTTTAGTTTTCACATTGGTGGGTgataattatttgatttttttatatatatgttcttGGACAatataattattatttaatttcATGGGTTATAAGGTTTTTGAGATAAGTTAGGTCTAAGTATCTCTCTTCTCGATACAACAACTATGGACTATGTTAAGTTGAAGCAAAATCCTATACATTAGGAGGAAATTTATGGTTTGAACCGCGTTAACTACTAAAAGCGACTTAATAATAAAACAAGTACTAAAAAAAATAGTAATgcactaaaaagaaaagaaaattaacaAAAAATAGTAATgcactaaaaagaaaagaaaattaacaAAAAATAGTAATgcactaaaaagaaaagaaaattaactTACCAACAGTGGCAGAATGGAAAGTAGTGCTACCATCTTTGACATTCCTGTTTCCAGTAATAATAGTATTCTCTCTACCATCTCCTATAAACAttatattcttcttcttctttgtcacCTCAACATTTTCCCTATACACACCTGCCTTTATCCTTATAACATGCCTTTTGCTACTTTTTTCAGGTGCTTTTGCTACTGCCTCAGCCACCGTCTTGAAGTCTCCGCTACCGTCTGCCGCCACCACCACGTCAGCCGTTACTGACGATGATTGAAGTAGTTTTCTATCTCCACCGGATAACCACTCCGGCCATGTGCCACTGCTGTCCTCATTGAGTTTCCTAGTAACTTTACCTGTTATAAATTAAAAAAGTGTACTCTTTTATAACACATAGTAACACGTAGCATGGGATACTGACGTACATAAAATTTTGCACAAATGATGTCAAAATATTATTATTCGGGTTTGAATCTAAGACCATGATAGTGTAAATAGACTTAATTTCCTGTACAAATTAATAGCACTAGTGTGTACTATTTTTAAGTAATGGCCGCTATATTGTACTCATGGGCGGAGGTAGGTTGTAGTTTTTAAGAACTTTGTTTTCGCAAAATGGTGTCAGATGACACCCATTACAAACCAAGGAGCCAGGAGGTCTTCGTCACTGCTTGGTATGAGGGGCATGTTAAATATTTGATCAATTAATAAATGTACCATATTCAGCAGTTTAAACTTACAGAAGTAAATAAGTTCAATATACTATTAAGGCATGTAAGACGTCCCATATTCAAATCTAAATATCATCAAAAGTAAAAATATTGCTCCCTCTATATTACTAATTTATATGTATCTTAGTGTCTAAGTTTATTTAAACTGCTTAAAACAAATTACTTTAATAGGATCGGCAACTCTTTTGTTCCAATATATACATGTTTAATACCCACAAGATCTAAAAGATAATTAATACATTATGCACATCTATAATTTAAAACACAAGATTCTCTTATTTCATGGAACTTTATGTCCGAAACGAGAAGCATCTTTGAGATGTCAAACAATTCAATTACCTGCAGCCAGCTTCATCTCATTCTGAATGTCTGAATCAGTCATGTTCTTAATCATAGCCAAAGCATTACTACACAACTTCTCTACATGTTTTTGACCTTTCAGCAAAGCCTTACGTACTTTTTTATCAGCTTCATCATGAGAAAATCCATCAAGGCAAGTCTCTTGGTTAGTAATCGCAGCACTAATCAAAGTTTTCAAATCATCCGCATGTTGCTTCAACGATTTCTCATTAGGATATTTTTCTAAATCCTCGACGGCTGTGTGAAGCTCGTCGAGGGTCTCATCGATTGTCTCTAGACAATCGTGCAACGCGATTTTCTCGCGTTGCGTTAACCCCTTTCGGGTTTTAATGAGCTTGTTGATGGCGTAGTAGTTGCGTTGTACGGCTTTAGTTGTAATATTTAAGGATAGTTCAATGACGTCTTTTTGGTTCGTTATTTTCTTGGAGAAGTTTGGGAGATTATTGGCTATTGTGGAGTAGCATAAGTCTTGGTGAAAAGTGGTGCTACATGAGGATTTCAAAATGGCATGAGTACTTTGGTAGTCGTCGGAGTACTTATTTACTCCGACGACtactccgatgaatgtagaaatTAGTAGGAATGAGGAAATGAAGGATAAGAATAGTTTGGATTTGCACTTTGAAAAAGAAATTGTGTGGTTGCTAGAATATGACATTTTTGGCTGAGAATGAAAGAATAAAGGAAGAGTATAGTTGTGAGGAAGAGGTTTAGGTAGGTGGGGTTTATATCAGTGACATGAGCATAACTTTGAACTTTGTTTTTTTGCactccctctgttccaatttaCTTTTCGCTTTCCTAGATTCAAACTGTATGAATTTTGACCattattttaagatgtattttttaatcaaattgatatgagaaaagttgcaatttatggtacttttcatgtagttttcaaatatataaattttaatgttaaaatatcGAGTTAAtataatccaatttagcttcaagaCTTAGTCAAATTGACTTTCGAAAAACGAAAagtaccacataaattgagacggaaagagtaatatttttcaaatttgcATGAAATTTATCATAGATAGCCATGTGAAGTGTGGTTGGTTATTGTCTCTTTGTCAATATTTTCCTTAATTCTCTTATTTTATGTTCGTGTACATCAAAAACTCGTGTCTATATTTACTTTCAAATCACTTTTAATGATTCCGTTCGAGATTCTTACTGCACTATACTGAAAATCAGCTATATATTTACAATTTTACATTACTAATTCGTTAAACAAGAACAAGTGGGGTTCTTTTTGACTAATTAACTTGGCTTGGCCTTGGACTAGATGCCGCTGAATGACAAGATTAATTTGAATGGAATGCCTTGTTTCTTGTATCTTTTTCTCGCTGCCTCTTCGTTAAGTGTGATATAGCTGGTCCAACGTTGCTCAAATTAAGATGCTGTTTAATTTGATGGTCTTGGTTTCTAGATATAATGTTCTACATATGTGTCTATGCTCTacgtcaaaaaaataaaataaaaatcggATTGGCCGAACCAATAGACTATATGGTACATCCTCCACCTTTGCTTATTTTGTAAgtccgatttcatttttaaaggTGCACCAAATAATTATGGTGCGTTATTGCACCATAAGACactttgaacttttttttttatttttttaaaaagagataTAACCTTGTTACATAATATAGTCCAGAAAGAGAGGAGCATGAGTTCATGTATACTCTAAACCGTACATATATACGCCCTGCTCCTTCCTGTCCATCCTAGGGTTTGGACAGTGGAACTGAAAATAATTCATTAATGATTTTCTTGTATACTGTAAAGGTAAATAAGCATGCATTCAAACTGGATAGCAGTGTCAACAGATGTCGCAGCTGACACCTTTTTGAGATTTTGTGAACCCCACCCACATATGGTACTGTAACATTTCGAAGATAAGCTTATAGTAAGAGACCAAACAAAGATGTTGTACACGTCCCCAGATACTATCCATTTGGATCTGCAAGGGCCAAAGGGACTAGCTCCTCATTCCTATGTacaaataaatatatacatatagctTTTTATTGAAACTCAGAAGTATGGTAGTTCAAAATAATACTGTAATATAACGACTAGGAACTTAATTGTTATCCATCTGCTTTTGACATGCTATCTATACTTGGACACGAAATTTCTAAGATTTTTTTGTTGCCGCATATATCAAAAGTAATCAGTAGAATTCATGATTTTGAATATGTCAAAGTCATTTTTGTGGCAATAATGAGCATGCTTGCTTAATTTGAATAACAAATTTAAAGTTAAAAGATTCCCAACTATCAAAAGAAGTTATTTATTTAAAATAGACTAAAAAAGAGTCACATAATATGAAATTTAAGTCTTGGTAAGATTAATTAATGTCAATGAGATAAGAATGTCTGTTTCCATGTGAACAACTTTCATTAAGTGAAGAACAATTGAGGCTATAGCACCCCTAACTATAGGAAAAGGATGGATGTAACAAGTCAGCATTAGTAATATTTAATAGTAATTGTTTTTGAAGTTCAAAGGGGTTAAAGATTGAAGAGAGAGCTCAACTAATCACCGATTCAAGTAATGTTAATGGGCAATGTAAATGACAAATGAGGTCACGGACTTCGACTGGAGGTATTTCTTAATGGGCAATTTTAGTACTATTATACAGTcgcgttgttggtatttcttttttcttgaagagTTTAATTTCTATATATTAAATTGACAGAATATAAGCAGTGATGGATCCAGGATTTCcactcagggtgttcggaaaaacaATTGGACCACTTGACCTAGCCTTTTGCATTTgtttagggtgttcaaaagttaatatatgtacattaacatagaaaatttaccctaaatatacattgtaattttttGCCCAGGGTGACTAAATCCGCCCCTGAATATAGGTTAGTAAATTTCACTTAGATGCTTGATCTACATAGTTATTCCGGTTTAGTAGTTGAACACATGATAAATTGTTATTATTACATTTGCgactcaaaattttaaaaaagtttATGCGTGTGTTCTCAAACCGTGATTATGTAGataagttaaccacttaaaatatATCACTTCCTTTAATTATATGTGCATTAGCCTCAACAAGCCGTAAAATCTCAGGCTTGTTTCAACTGAGGCTGATTTGTATAATCAAAGAACATGACACATTTTAAGTAATTAGCTAAGACGCAGAtatactttttactccttaggaaggacgataaaggtctttgtaaagactgcaaggtgattccgagtgagaatctaacgacccagcataagctcttggtgatggatttggaaatcaagatgaggaagagaaagagggtcgtggatgacaggcctaggatcaaatgggggagtttgaccatgacaggtgccctggagatgggggagaagttgaggGCTATGAGAGCCTGGGAGAGTAGTGGGGAAGCGACCgacatgtgggataggacggccagttgcattagaGAAGCAGCTAGATAGGTGCTGGGCTCTCGAAGGGTAGCCGTGGTCggcaccgaggggattggtggtggaatggagaagttcaagagaaggtggaagcaaagaaggtggcgtatgcaaAGTTGGTAGACAACAAAGATGATGAGGAGAAGCGAACAAATAGGGAATTGTTTAAGATGGCAAGGAAGGAGGCAAAGTTAGCGGTTACGGCGGCAAAGAcaacagcttttgaacgcctgtatGTAGAACTAGAGGATAAAGGCGAGGATAAGAAGTTGTACCGACTAGACAAGGCGAGGGAGATGAGGGCGCgtgacttggatcaggtgaattgcatcaaggacgaggatggcaggGTACTGGTGGAGGACGcactcattagacggagatggcagtcatacttccacaaactcttgaacgacgaaggggacagagatattgtgttgggagatttggagtactccgagaggtgtcgtgattttggatagtgtaggagtataaaggttgaggaagtTAATGGTACTATTCGTAGAatgagtaggggaagagcgaccgggcccgatgagattcctggggaattttggaagactgcaggcagggcaggtttggagtggttaactcggttatttaatgtcatctttaagacggctaagatgaccgaagaatggcgatgcagtacaatgattccattgtacaagaacaagggtgacattcaaagttgcaacaactacagaaggatcaagctactaagccacactatgaaagtgtgggaaagggtggtggagataagggtgaggagaggcgtttctatctcagagaaccagttcggattcataccgtggcgctcaactacagaagctattcatcttgtacggagactggtggagtagtatagggagaggaagagggacttgcacatggtattcattgacctagaaaaggcatatgacaaagtgccgagagaggttctatggatatgcttggaggctagaggtgtacctgtggcgtacattagggcgatcaaggacatgtatggtGGGGCCAAGACTAGGGTAAGGActataggaggagactcagagcactttccagtggtgatggggttgcactagggatcagctcttagcccatttttattttcctgggtgatggatggattaatgcggcaaggtgaggtgccatgatgtatgttatttgcggatgacatagtcctgattgacgagtctcgcagcggagttaacgctaagctggaggtttggagacaaactctggagtctaaagggttcaaattgagtaggaccaagacagagtacttggagtgcaagttcagtgatatagtgcatgaggctgacgtggaagtgaagcttggcacccaggtcatacagaagaaagatagtttcaagtatcttgggtctattatacaaggaaatggaaagattgatgatgatgtcacacaccgtattggtgcaggatggatgaaataGAGGCTTGTCTCcagagtgttgtgtgacaagaaggtgccaccaaaacttaaaggcaagttctacaaagtggtggttagaccaactatgttgtatggggcggagtgttggccagtcaagaaatctcatgttcagaagatgaaagtggtggaaatgagaatgctgcgatggatgtttGGGCACACTAGGaacgataggattaggaatgaagtcatccgagacaaggttagagtagcctcagtggaagacaagatgcgggaagcgaggttgagatggtttgggcatgtgatgcggagagatgcaaatgccccagtgcggaggtgcgagaggctggctagcgatggtttcagaagaggtagaagtaggccgaagaagtattggggagaggtgattagacaggacatgacacatttcctgcttaccgaggacatgaccttagataagagggTATGGATGACTCATATTAGGATAGAatgctagtaggtagtcgcgtttatcctttcttacgagtagttatattgctctatagtttcttgtctcttgatttctgcgagtatctgttggtttataatgtcttatttactttcattgttttcattttcataattgctttgatttgtttgcccgtatctAACCTAtcctatgctttttcttgagccgagggtcttctggaaacagcctccctacctaagataggggtaaggtctgcgtacactctatcctctccagaccccacgttgtgagattcactgggtatgttgttgttgttgttgttaacttATTTATGTAATAGGAATTCGAAACTACaagcaaaaaaaattcaaaatttgagcCGAAAGTGTTTAATAGGAACAACTATATCATATATTCAAATGTTCATTGAAATATATTATAGATGGAATATTATTATAAAATTTACTAGCAATTTAGAGGGACTAAGTGTATGCCTGTTAATTTTCTTAATCTTCAAGTTTGAACTCAGTTTAAAGGAGTTTGTCTTTTAGACGGCTGACATGCAGGAGGAGCGGCATAATCATCGAAGTTTTATAGTAAGCTAAAGTATAACATTGAAGTTGCAAACTAGTAGAAATAGCTATAATTTCACACTGCTATTTAAATGCAAAGCTCTAATTCAACTGAAATTTGCACACTCTTCTATGTTTCCTTCTCATATTCTTGTGTCTAATCCACCCAAAAGGTGGTTTTAATAAAAAATGTTTAGACCACTGGGAGAGGGGAAATTAAAGTAATGAATATAAGGGCACGTGAGTTTGTTAAGTAGCAAGTTGTAACGTGGTTTCTGGCCTCGCTTCTCCATGGTTCTTTTATTCAaacacactctctctctctctcggcCATGCTTTATTAGTTTCTAAGGCTTTTATCAATAGCCCTTTTGGatatgattttaaataagatatgaaattattgatttgAAGTTAAACTTTTAATTgtatatgcaatttaaatttcttaagttgtatttttctcataaacattaaaattcaataatttgtgaaaactatcaaagtTTCCCAAACTCTTACACAATCTTACCAACTGAACAAATCATATAGTTCATAAACAAGGTATCGAGATATCTGAAGACACCGCATTAATAAATCGTATATCCATGTTCCTTTTATAAATAAATGCTTGCAATCTGAGGCGGATCCGGATTTGAGCGCAACGGGGGCACCATTATCTTTAGTACGTCAATTACTAGCGACAAAGTTAGGCATGCGAC
Coding sequences within it:
- the LOC132603769 gene encoding pectinesterase-like; this translates as MSYSSNHTISFSKCKSKLFLSFISSFLLISTFIGVVVGVNKYSDDYQSTHAILKSSCSTTFHQDLCYSTIANNLPNFSKKITNQKDVIELSLNITTKAVQRNYYAINKLIKTRKGLTQREKIALHDCLETIDETLDELHTAVEDLEKYPNEKSLKQHADDLKTLISAAITNQETCLDGFSHDEADKKVRKALLKGQKHVEKLCSNALAMIKNMTDSDIQNEMKLAAGKVTRKLNEDSSGTWPEWLSGGDRKLLQSSSVTADVVVAADGSGDFKTVAEAVAKAPEKSSKRHVIRIKAGVYRENVEVTKKKKNIMFIGDGRENTIITGNRNVKDGSTTFHSATVVAVGEGFLARDITFENTAGPEKHQAVALRVGADLSAFYRCDMLGYQDTLYVHSNRQFFVQCFISGTVDFIFGNAAAVLQDCDIHARRPGPSQKNMVTAQGRTDPNQNTGIVIHKCRIGATSDLKPVQKNFPTYLGRPWKEYSRTVIMQSSITDVISPVGWHEWNGDFALNTLFYGEYQNTGAGARTTERVKWKGYKVITSATEAQAYTLNSFIAGNSWLSSTGFPFALGL